TCGTCGAGATCGGCGGGCATGGAGTCCATCTGCGTGCGCAGGCGCGCGGCCGCCTCGTCGACCAGGTCTATGGCCTTGTCGGGCAGGAAGCGGTCGGCGATGTATCGGTCCGACAGCACGGCAGACTTCACCAGTGCCGCGTCGCGTATACGCACGCCGTGGTGAATCTCGTAGCGCTCCTTGAGCCCGCGCAGTATCGACACGGTGTCGGTCACGCTGGGTTGATCGACCTTGACGGGCTGAAAACGGCGTTCCAGGGCCGCGTCTTTTTCGACGTACTTGCGGTACTCGGTGAGCGTGGTCGCGCCTATGCAGTGCAGCTCGCCGCGGGCCAGGGCGGGCTTGAGGAGGTTGCCCGCGTCCATCGAGCCCTCGGCCGCGCCCGCGCCGACCACGGTGTGCAGCTCGTCTATGAACAGCACGACCTGGCCGTCTGACTCCTGCACGGCCGTGAGCACGACCTTGAGCCGTTCTTCGAACTCGCCGCGGTACTTTGCGCCCGCCACCAGCGCGCCCATGTCGAGCGACACCACGCGGCGGTCCTTCAGGCTCTCGGGCACGTCGCCGGCAACGATGCGGCGGGCCAGGCCCTCCACGATCGCGGTCTTGCCCACGCCGGGCTCGCCTATGAGCACGGGGTTGTTCTTGGTGCGTCGCGATAGGACTTCTATCGTTCGGCGTATTTCTTCGTCGCGGCCGATGACGGGATCGAGCTTACCGGCCTCGGCGTCACTCGTCAGGTCGCGCCCGTACTGCTCGAGCGGAGATTTGCCGTCGGGCTGTTCGGTATCCAGGTGGCTGTTTCTGCCAGTCGCTCGCAGCCCGGCCAGCGCCTGCTCGAGAACTTCGACTGTAAGGCCGGTCTCCCCCAGCGCCCGGCCGGCCTCGCCCTTGTCGGCGAGCAGGCCTTCTACGAGGTGTTCGACGCCGAGGTGTTCGACGGCCGAGTGTTCTACGGCGGAGTGGGAGTCATTGCGTCGTTTCGTGGCGCGTTCGGCCGTTCGCATTACGCGGGCAAAACGGGTTCCGGCACGTAGCTCCTGTTCGGGGGAGGCGTTGCCGGGCAGGGCCTCGAGCGAGCGCGTTACGCTGGTTGATAAAGCGGCCGGCTCTCGGCCTACGCCGCGTAGCAGGGTGCTGAGCAGACCGCCTTCCTGCCCGAGTAAGGCCGCCAGGAGGTGCTCAGGCTCAAGGGTTTCGTTGTGGTTGTCCAGCGCCAGTCCCTGCGCTTCGGCTATTGCCAGCCGGGCTTTTTCTGTCATTTGTTTGTCCATCTCTTCTCTCTCGTACCGGCCACGCCAGGTGCGCGCGAGAGCCTTACGGCCCGGCGCAGTGAGCCGGTCTGTAGACAGAAGATAAGCACGAAACGGCCGCGGGCAAGGTCGCCGGAGAGCTTGGCGTTTCAGGCGGACTGGGTTTCGGCGGTGAGGGGACGGTGGAATCCCCTGAGCATGAGCGCGGCGAAGCAGCCGAAGGAAAAGCCGCCCAGGTGGGCCCACCAGGCCGTTGCCAGGTCTGCCGAGAACACGCCCAGCACCTGCGTGGCCAACCAGGCCACGATGAAGACCATGGCTGGTATCCACACCCGGATGAGCACGAAGGTGAACTGCACGCGCGCCAGCGGAAAGTAAACCAGGTAGGCACCCAGCACGGCGCTCACGGCTCCCGACGCGCCCACCATGGGCACGCTGGAGTAGGGGTCGGCCAGCACGTGCATGATGCCGGCTGACAGCGCGCCCGACAGGTACAGCAGCACGAACAAGAAGCTTCCCAGCCGTTGCTCCACGCGGTGGCCGAACACGAAAAGGTAGAGCTGGTTGCTTGCCAGGTGAAAGAATCCGCCGTGCAGAAAGGCTGCGGTGATGGTGCTCAACAGCACAGCGGGAGACGCCGAGGCTTCCAGGCGATAGGGAAACATTGCCCAGGTGGCGAGCAGCTCTTCGGGCTTGGAGGAAACGACAAGAAAATAAAAAGCCGTGCAGTTACCAGCTATGAGCAGCCAGGTGGCGGGCGCAAATCGGTAAGGTCCCAGCGTGTCGCGTATGGGGTACATGGCTTCACTGTGGGCCACGCTGCAGGCGAGGCCCAGTCTAAAAGAATAAGCCCCGTGGGGGCGCTCCACAATGGGCTTGGCCGTTTTCGTTACACGGCGGGGGGTAATGGCGCCGCCGTGGGCTGGAACCGTAGGCCCAGCCTGCCTACAATGCGCCGCTGGAAGTACGCCCGCGTTGAAAAGAAAAGCACTGAGATGGTTTCGCCTGACGGCGGGCAGCGCCCTGCTGCTGTTGGGATTCGTGGGTGGGTTTATTCCCGTGCTGCAGGGCTGGGTGTTCGTGCTGGCGGGTCTTGGGCTCATGGCCCCGGAGAGTCGGCGGGCCCGGCGGGCGCTGGACTGGGCCCGGGCACGTGTTAAGCGAGACAAGGCCGATGTTTCATCGACGGCCGCGAGCAGGGAGAAGACGACGGATGAGTAGCAAGGACAAGTTTGGCGACAAGCTCAAGGACAAGGAAAAAGCCGAAGAGGACAGGTACTTCGCGCAAAAGGACCGCGAACGGCTCGACGCCATACGCGAGGCCGACCAGCCGCCGGCTCCAAAGGGACTGTGCCCGCGCTGCGGGGTGGCACTGGCCGAGCGCGACCACAGCGGCGTTGCCATTGACGAGTGCGCCGATTGCGGCGGCATCTGGCTGGACAAGGGCGAGCTCGAGTCTATCGAGGAGCGCGACGGCGAGGGCTGGATGAGCCGCTGGGTGCGCAGCCTGCTCGAAGGCCGCGGCTGAAGCAGCCAACCCACACCGTGTTTACCGGCATCATCGAAGACCTGGCCAGCGTGGCCTCAGTATCGCCGCTGGAGCAGGGCTGCCGACTGGAGATAACTACCGCGCTGCCCACTGCTGAGCTGGTTATGGGCGAGAGCATCACCCTGAACGGAGCCTGCATGACGGTGGTGGTCATTGGCGACACCGGCTTCAGTGTAGACGTTTCATCGGAGTCGCTCAGGTGTACGACGCTTGGTGACCTGGGCGAGGGTGCGCCGGTTAACCTCGAGCGCTCGCTGCGCATGGGTGATCGCCTGGGTGGCCATGTCGTGACCGGTCACGTCGACGGTGTTGGCCGCGTGCGCACCGTGCGCGAAGAAGGCGAATCGTCGGTGTACACCTTCGAGACTTCCCCCGAACTGCTGGTACGGCTGGTCGAGAAAGGCTCGGTGGCTGTCGACGGTGTGAGCCTGACCTGCTACGCGCTCACCGACGACAGCTTCGACGTGGCGCTCATTCCCCACACGATGACCGTCACCACGCTGGGGCAGCGGGCAGCGGGCGACGCCGTTAACCTCGAGCTCGACGTGCTGGGCAAGTACGTGGAGAGGTTGCTCGAGGGGCGGGTTGGCTGACCCTCCAGTAACGTAGCCCGCCGCGAAGAAATCGTGCCTGCAGGTAAAAACTCCTGGCCCGCCCTTCCTCCAAGTACTCGGGCCGCGGCAAGGGCGTATCACTCCAGGCCGGCCAGGAAGGGCACCATGGCCTTTACCGGGTCTACCTGTGAGTCGAGCTGTTTGCCCAGGCCGCTGAGCAGACCCATCACGCGCAGCACCAGCCGCGACTTCACAACACGCCCCTCGGTGGAACCTGGCTCGGGATACAGCCGCCCGCTTTGTTTTCCTATCCGTGTGCGTCGGGGCTCCGGACCCACTGCCGCAGTAACCATCTGGGATGATCGGGATCTTCCGTGTAGGCGTCCCGGTCGTGGGCGACGACGCGATTTGCTATCCAGAGCATGTCGCCAGCGGAGAGGTCAAGGCGGAACATGTGCTCCTCGCGGGAGAGTTCTTCGTCCAGGGAGTCCATTGCCTTCCTCTCTTCTTCCAGGATAGGCACGCCGGTAATGCGGTGACCGGTTTCGATCCAGTAGCGCATGTAACGCAGGGTCAGTCCCTCTTCGTGTTGAAAGATCGGGAACCGGTTGTCGGCGATGCTGGCGGGGGCTCGGTCGGCTCCAGGAGTTACGATGTCGCGAATGAAGTCCCGGTAGAGAACCTCCAGGGCGCTTGGGTTGAGACGGCGCAAGGCCTCGTGGGCCTGGGTTGCGCTGGCGATCCTCGACCCGCCGCCGCTTCGAGCCGGCCTCTGGCAGAGCAGTCCGACATAGTCCGGGACGTTGCCCAGACGGGAACTGTCGGTGTGCATCCCGGTGGATTCGCGCGTCTGCGATACCGGGATCGCGGTTTTCTTGTAGCTCTCGCCCTGATCGACCACGTCGTATAGCGGCCCGTAGGTCTCGATGACTTCTCCCATGGCCGCACCGAGGGCGAGGTACAGTAGCGAGGCGGTAGTCGGATCTCCTTCCACGGGAATTCCCGTTACCCAGGCAACCCCTGAGCGGGTGTCCAGTTGCTCGCGGATCGCGACGGCCAGGGCGGTTGTTTCGGGAAGATCGATGACCCCGTGTCGGTAGCTCGCGATGGCATCGTGTTGCTCGGCTGCCCATTCGGCCAGTCTTGTGCGCTCGCGAAGCAGCGATCCCGGAGCGCCGAGTTTCCAGCCGGAATCGCGAAGCAGGGTATCCACGTCAAAGCGGCGTTCGTCGAGCGGCTCGGGTGCTACCGGGTAGCTCTTTCTATCGACCCGCACCGGCTACTCCTGTTTCTCGACCGAAAAAAGCAGGTGGAGCGGCTGGTCGAGAAGGGGCTCGAAGAAGTCGCGATCCAGGTTGACGTGTTCCGGCTGAACCCTCAGTTCCATGACTTTCGGCATGCCGGTCCACCCGGCATTCCCAAGCGCTTCGAAGTAGACCTCCAGCGGCTTGTGTACGCAACGCACTGGAACAGCCACTCCATCCCTCCGCCAGATCGACCCTTCGAGGGTCTTATCCCTTGCACTGAAGTAGCCGGTGCCGTCCCGACGAAAGAAGAACGGGGGCTCCTCGCCGCGCATGAACGGCAGGCTCGGATGGGGAACGGTGAACACGAAACGACCACCGGGCGCGAGCCAGGAGCGAACGCTGCGGATCACCTCGGTCATTACGTCGCTTGTCACGTAGTTGAAGAGAAAAACGGCGGCGATGCGGTCAAAGGCCGCTTCGGAGAGATCCTGCAGATCCGCAGCATCTCCCTGTCGATATTCGATGCCCTGCGGATTCCTCTTCTCTTCGGCGCGAGCCTCATCGATCATTCCTTCGGACAGATCGATTCCGAGAACAGACGCGGCACCCGCCGCCTTGATCTGCCGTGCAACGAAGCCTTCACCGCACCCCAGGTCGAGAACGCGTTGATCCGAGAGTGGCTCAAGTTGCTCCAGCACGTATGGGCGCGCCGTGAAGTCACTGAGCAACAACTTCTCGTTGCGCGCCCATTTGGGCGAAGCGCTGTCGTAGATTTCCCGCGTGGAGCGGGGACCGTCAGTCATCTGCGTACGCCTCCGGGTTCAGCGCGCGCTCGTGGAGCCAACTCCAGAAATCAGCACGCAAGGAGAGGGCCTTGTGCATTCCGCGTGCGAGGTCGAATCGACCTTCAGGCGTCACCGCAAGATCGATGGCGATTCTCGCGAGGGCGGCCTGGTGGTGGTCGTCGACGGCCGTGTGGAGAGGGAAGAACACGGCGTCCCTTGCACCGATATCGCCTACGGATTCGATGGCCCTGACGAAGGGAACGTAGATCTGCCGGACGATGTTCTCGGTGCCCAGGCCGAGGGCGCCCACGGCTTCAGCGGACGAACCATAGCTGAGAGCGTTGAGAAACATGTCGCGCCAACAAACTACCTCGATATGCTCCTCCCCGGCTGATTTTTCGTTCATTCCCAGTGCTTCCCGAAAGCGCTGGAACAGCAACGGGTGAGGAACGCCGACGACCCACTCCGCTTCGATCCCGATTTCCGTGAGCAGGGCCAGGCCCTCATCGTCGTACTGTCCTGACTCTTCGGTCAGGTTCTCCAGCAGAGCCTCGCGATGTTCGGTTTTTTCCAGCCGAGAAATGAGCGCGGTGAGGTAGCGGGGGAAGTGCGAGGAGTAGCCGTTATAGTGCCTTGCGAAATCTGTCAGAGCCCAACTCATGTCTGGAAGGTTGCCGGCGGCCAGGTCGGAGAGGTAGGGGTGCCGAAGCGCACGGTGGGACGTCGCCGAG
The Candidatus Binatota bacterium DNA segment above includes these coding regions:
- a CDS encoding riboflavin synthase codes for the protein MRRLRRHLAGQGRARVYRGARRRGLDEPLGAQPARRPRLKQPTHTVFTGIIEDLASVASVSPLEQGCRLEITTALPTAELVMGESITLNGACMTVVVIGDTGFSVDVSSESLRCTTLGDLGEGAPVNLERSLRMGDRLGGHVVTGHVDGVGRVRTVREEGESSVYTFETSPELLVRLVEKGSVAVDGVSLTCYALTDDSFDVALIPHTMTVTTLGQRAAGDAVNLELDVLGKYVERLLEGRVG
- a CDS encoding cyclic nucleotide-binding domain-containing protein codes for the protein MNWTHGFSPALLDVILKIGEVQDFGDRDCMIQFGDCDTHLFHILSGEVSVDTDPAPTMLKTGDLLGEMAFLDNRPRTATASAVGPVKARRIERQELFRALCEQPRDITVILEALTALQQSRLRVGEKGSEIEPRAFVEELAASATSHRALRHPYLSDLAAGNLPDMSWALTDFARHYNGYSSHFPRYLTALISRLEKTEHREALLENLTEESGQYDDEGLALLTEIGIEAEWVVGVPHPLLFQRFREALGMNEKSAGEEHIEVVCWRDMFLNALSYGSSAEAVGALGLGTENIVRQIYVPFVRAIESVGDIGARDAVFFPLHTAVDDHHQAALARIAIDLAVTPEGRFDLARGMHKALSLRADFWSWLHERALNPEAYADD
- a CDS encoding rhomboid family intramembrane serine protease, whose protein sequence is MSPRPASTNTQPCSTGINPPTNPNSSRALPAVRRNHLSAFLFNAGVLPAAHCRQAGPTVPAHGGAITPRRVTKTAKPIVERPHGAYSFRLGLACSVAHSEAMYPIRDTLGPYRFAPATWLLIAGNCTAFYFLVVSSKPEELLATWAMFPYRLEASASPAVLLSTITAAFLHGGFFHLASNQLYLFVFGHRVEQRLGSFLFVLLYLSGALSAGIMHVLADPYSSVPMVGASGAVSAVLGAYLVYFPLARVQFTFVLIRVWIPAMVFIVAWLATQVLGVFSADLATAWWAHLGGFSFGCFAALMLRGFHRPLTAETQSA
- a CDS encoding class I SAM-dependent methyltransferase, producing the protein MTDGPRSTREIYDSASPKWARNEKLLLSDFTARPYVLEQLEPLSDQRVLDLGCGEGFVARQIKAAGAASVLGIDLSEGMIDEARAEEKRNPQGIEYRQGDAADLQDLSEAAFDRIAAVFLFNYVTSDVMTEVIRSVRSWLAPGGRFVFTVPHPSLPFMRGEEPPFFFRRDGTGYFSARDKTLEGSIWRRDGVAVPVRCVHKPLEVYFEALGNAGWTGMPKVMELRVQPEHVNLDRDFFEPLLDQPLHLLFSVEKQE